Proteins encoded by one window of Streptomyces sp. NBC_01477:
- a CDS encoding DUF58 domain-containing protein translates to MTERPAALDRALGGVTAAPTEPPPAPQPGWRAGDRTLRYGTVAAVAVAAALITGHAWLLAAAAAPLALLALALPTGGRPQHVVPTADVEPRRCFEGERITAVITLAHDGTAGRLDPGVAPGPGVVLDDLDVAAGRIRLTFTAERWGRWTLGTVDIDLYDTGGAARRTVRVDLGEVAVFPVPTRTGVTPIPVRLPQRLGEHTSAQRGEGVEVTGVHPYVRGDRQRRIHWPATTRRGELQLHQFAAERAADTVVLLDVLADVRDPATGASSLDETFRAAAGLVRAYLRTHDRIGVVSVGGTTRWLQPGSGQSYFYRIVESVLDVRKDLGYRTAGLRRLPPPALPESALVYVFTPLTDQRILDVLDQVRSRANPLMVVEIPTGDPAVDPGDSTAELALRLWRADREAMRFALTERGIAVVAHQPGETLDLALAPLLRTRIHGGRR, encoded by the coding sequence ATGACGGAGCGACCGGCCGCCCTGGACCGGGCACTCGGCGGCGTCACCGCCGCGCCCACCGAGCCGCCGCCCGCACCGCAGCCGGGCTGGCGGGCCGGCGACCGCACCCTGCGCTACGGCACGGTCGCCGCGGTCGCGGTGGCCGCCGCCCTGATCACCGGCCACGCCTGGCTGCTGGCCGCCGCCGCGGCCCCGCTCGCGCTGCTCGCCCTGGCCCTGCCGACCGGCGGCCGGCCGCAGCACGTCGTTCCCACCGCCGACGTCGAGCCCCGGCGCTGCTTCGAGGGCGAGCGGATCACCGCCGTCATCACCCTCGCCCACGACGGCACCGCCGGGCGCCTCGACCCGGGCGTCGCCCCCGGCCCCGGCGTCGTGCTCGACGACCTCGACGTCGCCGCCGGGCGGATCAGGCTGACCTTCACCGCGGAGCGCTGGGGCCGCTGGACGCTCGGCACGGTCGACATCGACCTCTACGACACCGGCGGCGCCGCCCGCCGCACGGTCCGGGTCGACCTCGGCGAGGTCGCGGTCTTCCCTGTCCCCACCAGGACCGGCGTCACCCCGATCCCGGTACGGCTGCCGCAGCGGCTCGGCGAGCACACCTCCGCCCAGCGCGGCGAGGGCGTCGAGGTCACCGGCGTCCACCCGTACGTACGCGGCGACCGGCAGCGGCGGATCCACTGGCCCGCGACCACCCGCCGCGGCGAACTCCAGCTGCACCAGTTCGCCGCGGAAAGGGCCGCCGACACCGTCGTCCTGCTCGATGTGCTCGCCGACGTCCGCGACCCGGCCACCGGCGCGTCCTCGCTCGACGAGACCTTCCGCGCCGCCGCCGGACTCGTCCGCGCCTACCTGCGCACCCACGACCGGATCGGCGTGGTCTCGGTCGGCGGCACGACCCGCTGGCTGCAACCCGGCAGCGGCCAGAGCTACTTCTACCGGATCGTGGAGAGCGTCCTCGACGTCCGCAAGGACCTCGGCTACCGCACCGCGGGCCTGCGACGGCTGCCGCCGCCCGCCCTGCCGGAGAGCGCGCTGGTCTACGTCTTCACGCCGCTCACCGACCAGCGCATCCTCGACGTCCTCGACCAGGTCAGGTCACGGGCCAACCCGCTGATGGTGGTGGAGATACCGACCGGCGACCCGGCGGTCGATCCGGGCGACAGCACCGCGGAACTCGCCCTGCGGCTGTGGCGGGCCGACCGCGAGGCGATGCGCTTCGCGCTGACCGAACGCGGCATCGCCGTCGTCGCCCACCAGCCGGGCGAGACCCTCGACCTCGCCCTCGCGCCGCTGCTGCGCACCCGGATCCACGGAGGACGCCGATGA